ATGAGTTTAACGCATCTACATTCTCTGCTCGCGTAACTGTTGCAACTCTGACTGATATTTATTCCGGTATCGTGTCTGCAATTGGTACGCTCAAAGGCCCTCTGCATGGTGGCGCTAATGAAGCAGTAGCGAAAATGCTGAACGAAATCGGCGGTATGGCTAATGTAGAATCCTACATCCGCACCAAGCTGGATAACAAGGAAAAAATCATGGGCTTCGGACACCGTGTATACAAAGATGGTGACCCACGTGCGAAATGGCTGAAAGAAATGTCCAAAGCACTGACCGCGCAAATCGGTCGCCCTGAGCTGTTTGAGATGTCTGTGAAGATCGATGAAATGATTTCCGGTGAAAAAGGATTGAAGCCAAACGTTGACTTCTACTCCGCATCTGTTTACATTTCACTTGGCCTCGAAACGGACCTGTTCACACCGATTTTTGCTATCAGCCGTATGTCCGGTTGGACAGCACACATCATGGAACAGTATGAAAATAATCGCCTGATCCGTCCTCGCGCGGATTACACCGGTCCGGTCAACCAACACTACGTTCCAATTGACCGCCGCTAAGAACTCGCTATTTTCGAGCGTGGAGGGCAGGTGGTCAGCCAGGCTGATCGCTCCTGAGCGCAAGCTTGAGAACTACCACAAGTGAGTGGTAGTTCTCCTACGTCTGGAAATATTCATAATCACCGAATATATATAACACTGGAGGGATTTTTTGTGTTTAAAAACCTGACGCAACCAACTGTAGGCGAAAAAATTACTGTGGATAACGGTAAATTGGTAGTTCCAAACAATCCAGTCATTCCTTTCATCGAGGGTGACGGTACTGGCCCTGACATTTGGAAAGCTTCTGTTCGCGTTCTGGATGCAGCTGTAGAAAAAGCTTACAAGGGCGAGAAAAAAATCGCTTGGTTCGAAGTATTCGCAGGTGAAAAATCCTTCAACCAATACAGCGAGTGGCTACCAGAAGATACGCTGACTGCTGTTCGTGAATACCTGATCGCAATCAAAGGTCCTTTGACTACGCCAGTAGGCGGCGGTATCCGTTCTATCAACGTAGCACTGCGTCAAGAGCTGGATCTGTATGCTTGCGTACGTCCTGTTCAATACTTCGATGGTGTTCCATCCCCAGTGAAACATCCTGAATTGACTGACATGGTAATCTTCCGTGAGAACACTGAAGACATCTACGCTGGCGTAGAGTGGGCTGAAGGTACTCCAGAAGTGAAAAAAGTAATCGACTTCCTGCAAAACGAAATGGGCGTGAAGAAAATCCGCTTCCCAGAAACTTCTGGTATCGGTATCAAGCCTGTTTCCAAAGATGGTACAGAGCGTCTGGTTCGTGCAGCGATCAACTATGCGATCGAGAACAACCGCAAATCCGTTACCCTCGTACACAAAGGTAACATCATGAAGTTCACGGAAGGTGCTTTCAAAACTTGGGGATATGCAGTAGCTGAAGCAGAATTCGGCGACAAAGTATTCACTTGGGCACAATACGATCGTATCAAAGCTGAAGGCGGCGACGCTGACAAAGCACAAAAAGAAGCAGAAGCAGCTGGCAAAATCATCGTGAAAGATGTTATCGCTGACGCGTTCCTGCAACAAATCCTGACTCGTCCAGCTGAGTACGACGTAGTAGCAACACTCAACTTGAACGGTGACTATGTATCTGATGCATTGGCTGCACAAGTAGGCGGTATCGGTATCGCTCCAGGTGCAAACATCAACTACCTGACTGGTCATGCGATCTTCGAAGCAACTCATGGTACAGCTCCGAAATACGCTGGTCTGGACAAAGTAAACCCATCCTCCGTGATCCTGTCCGGAGAAATGATGCTGCGTCACCTGGGCTGGAACGAAGCAGCTGATCTGATCATCAACTCCATGGAAAAAACCATCTCTGCGAAAACAGTAACATACGATTTCGCTCGTCTGATGGAAGGCGCAAAAGAACTGAAATGCTCCGAGTTTGCTGACGCTCTGATTCAAAACATGTAAGATAGATTTGGGTACAAATTTTTACACTTACATTTTTGGAGGGGAATAGTTCATGGCATTCAACCGTAAAAAAATCGCTGTTATCGGTAGTGGCTTCACTGGTGCAACAACTGCATTCATTTTGGGGCAAAAAGAACTGGGCGACATCGTATTGGTTGACATTCCGCAACTGGAAAACCCAACAAAAGGTAAAGCGCTCGACATGATGGAATCCGCGCCAGTATTAGGCTTTGATGCAAGCATCACAGGTACTGCCAACTATGAAGACATCAAAGATGCTGATCTCGTCATCATCACAGCTGGTATTGCCCGCAAGCCTGGCATGTCCCGCGATGACTTGGTTAACACGAATGCTGGCATTATGAAATCTGTTGCAGAGCAAGTAAAAACATATGCACCTAACTCTATCGTGCTCGTATTGTCCAACCCAGTTGACGCGATGACGTACACCTTCTTCAAAACGTCGGGCTTCCCGAAAGAGCGCGTAATCGGTCAATCCGGCGTTCTGGACACAGCTCGTTTCCGTACCTTCGTGGCTATGGAGTTGAACGTATCTGTAGAAGACGTAACGGGCTTCGTTCTGGGTGGTCACGGTGATGACATGGTTCCTTTGGTTCGCTACTCTTATGCTGGTGGTATTCCATTGGAAAAATTAATCCCGAAAGACCGTTTGGATGCGATCGTAGAGCGTACCCGCAAGGGCGGCGGCGAGATCGTAAACCTTTTGGGGAACGGTTCCGCTTACTACGCACCTGCGGCTTCCTTGGTACAAATGGCCGAAGCCATCCTCAAGGACAAAAAACGCATTCTACCATCCATCGCTCTTCTGCAAGGAGAATACGGCTACAACGATCTCTACCTGGGAGTACCGACTCTGCTCGGCACAAACGGGATCGAGAAAGTGATCGAATTGGATCTGACTGCCGAAGAGAAAGCAGCTCTCGACAAATCTGCTGACTCCGTACGCAGCGTAATGGCTGTTTTGAAATAAGATCAATACATGTAAGACGCCTTTCTTTGGGAAGGCGTCTTTTTTATTAAAGTTGCTGTGGTGGTGGAAGAAGCGAATTTCCAGTCTACGCTTCGGCCTACGCCCCGCAAGGGGTATGACTGTCCGCCCCGGAATAAATGGCGGGAGCGCTTCAAACGTAGAAGTTTCGAGGGAGGATTTCATAAGTGAAGCTGAAATTCCCCGCCATTTATTCCGGAGCTGAGCTGGGCTCCAGAGGCGCTTGGACTGGAAATTCGCTTCTTCCACGATGCTTTTCAGTTTTTTTAAAAGCGCTCAATGAAAAAGGGATGTGATTTTAAACTCTAGAAAACTTCACTGAGCCCACTTGCAAAACGTTGTAAAAGCAATATATACATCTACAGCTGTCCGAAAGCACTGTCACATGTTTGGAAGGAGACCGCCCGAACGCAGAGAGGATACAGGCGACTGGAAAACATGTGGCAGGGCTTCTCCCGACCACTACAGTTTGAAGGCATTTTTAATATAGTACCTTTACCTAAAAGAGGAATACTATTGCCAAGCCACTAAGTTCTATGTACGAACAGCATGTCTTTACAAAAAAATTACTTGTTTTCCGCAATCAGCATTGGCAGACTGAGTATTGTAGAGAGAAGTATTTTTCAGGGGACGTAGGATAGAAAATCGAGCGCAAGCATTGCAACGCTAGGGGGAAACAGACAGATGATCAAAGTATTGGTAGTGGATGACGAAGCTTCTATTGTAAAGCTATTGCAATTTAATCTTGAAAAATCAGGATTTCAGGTCGTAACTGCTTTTGACGGTAAACAGGCCTTGGAAGTAGTTAAAAGCGAGCAGCCTGATTT
The window above is part of the Brevibacillus brevis NBRC 100599 genome. Proteins encoded here:
- the citZ gene encoding citrate synthase translates to MTTTRGLEGVVAAQSSICSIVDGVLCYGGINIDELAEHATFEEVVYLLWHGALPKRDQLDALKKQLGENAAVAKEVLESVRHYPKGVHPMAALRTAVSSLALYDTEAQDMSPEANYRKSIRLMAQTPTLIAAYERMRKGLEPVAPRADFTIAQNFLYMLTGQEPTETAVKAFDVALILHADHEFNASTFSARVTVATLTDIYSGIVSAIGTLKGPLHGGANEAVAKMLNEIGGMANVESYIRTKLDNKEKIMGFGHRVYKDGDPRAKWLKEMSKALTAQIGRPELFEMSVKIDEMISGEKGLKPNVDFYSASVYISLGLETDLFTPIFAISRMSGWTAHIMEQYENNRLIRPRADYTGPVNQHYVPIDRR
- the icd gene encoding NADP-dependent isocitrate dehydrogenase — protein: MFKNLTQPTVGEKITVDNGKLVVPNNPVIPFIEGDGTGPDIWKASVRVLDAAVEKAYKGEKKIAWFEVFAGEKSFNQYSEWLPEDTLTAVREYLIAIKGPLTTPVGGGIRSINVALRQELDLYACVRPVQYFDGVPSPVKHPELTDMVIFRENTEDIYAGVEWAEGTPEVKKVIDFLQNEMGVKKIRFPETSGIGIKPVSKDGTERLVRAAINYAIENNRKSVTLVHKGNIMKFTEGAFKTWGYAVAEAEFGDKVFTWAQYDRIKAEGGDADKAQKEAEAAGKIIVKDVIADAFLQQILTRPAEYDVVATLNLNGDYVSDALAAQVGGIGIAPGANINYLTGHAIFEATHGTAPKYAGLDKVNPSSVILSGEMMLRHLGWNEAADLIINSMEKTISAKTVTYDFARLMEGAKELKCSEFADALIQNM
- the mdh gene encoding malate dehydrogenase, encoding MAFNRKKIAVIGSGFTGATTAFILGQKELGDIVLVDIPQLENPTKGKALDMMESAPVLGFDASITGTANYEDIKDADLVIITAGIARKPGMSRDDLVNTNAGIMKSVAEQVKTYAPNSIVLVLSNPVDAMTYTFFKTSGFPKERVIGQSGVLDTARFRTFVAMELNVSVEDVTGFVLGGHGDDMVPLVRYSYAGGIPLEKLIPKDRLDAIVERTRKGGGEIVNLLGNGSAYYAPAASLVQMAEAILKDKKRILPSIALLQGEYGYNDLYLGVPTLLGTNGIEKVIELDLTAEEKAALDKSADSVRSVMAVLK